The sequence CCGCATCATCCGTGGGGATGAGGTGGTGATCGGTGATGATGACATCAATGCCCGATTCGTTCGCCGCTACGACGGTCGCTGCGTTCGCGATGCCACAGTCGCACGTGATGATGACGCGTGCGCCAATCTCGCAGGCGTACGCGAGGCCCGCTTCGCGGAACCCGTACCCGTCCTCCTCGCGATGCGGGATGAAGGTGTCCACCGTGCACCCCAACGCCGCGAGTGTCTCTTCGAGCACCGCCGCACCGGAAACACCGTCCGCATCGTAGTCGCCGTGCACGAGAATCGCCTCGCCACGCTCGCGCGCAGCGAACAGCCGATCCACGGCCTTCGCCATATCGCGGAACAGGAACGGATCGTGTCGGTGCGCGTCGTAGTCGGGATAGAGGAACGCCGCAATGGCATCCTCCTCGCGCACGCCACGCTGGTAGAGGAGCTGCGCCACGACGCGCGGCAACGCCCCGTGCGCCGAGAGGAACGACTGCGGCGCGGGATCGGTGACCACCCACTGTCGCTCTTGGACGACGGTACGCATAGTTTCATCTCCTACGGAGACCTTCTAGTGTATCACGATCAATCAACGCACCGCTCGAGAAGATGCATGAACTCGCGCTCCCGCCCGCTGCGTGCGGTGCGGAGCAACCCATCGTATGAGGCAAATGTCGCATGGAGACGATCGTGTGGAGGATCACCATCGAGCGCCGCAAACACGCGATGATGTATACGACGACGGAGATGTCGCACTGTTGTAGGCCGAAGGACGCGGTGGTGCGGAAAGATACGAAACCCAAGCCAGTCCACGCCGCGTGTCACCGGCACGATGCTCGTTTTCTCCGGAGGCGCGTCGAGACGGAGCGCATCGCGGAGGAACGTACGACCGTGCTGTGCAGCGGCATGGAGGGCAGCGGGATCACGTCCGACGACCACCCAATCATCCATGTACCGCGCATAGTGACGAACATGGAGGTCGTGCGCAACGACACGGTCGAGCTCATGGAGATAGACATTCGCAAAGAGCTGCGATGTGAGGTTACCGAGCGGGATGCCATGCCGACCCTCCCCCTCTCCGCGTCCTCGGGGGGAGGGGGAGCAGGAGGGGGAGGGGTGTCCTGTCTCAAAACTCCGGAGCACCTCGACGCACAAGTACATCCACACTGCAGGTACCCACTGCGCGAGTAGTGCGAGGAGCACGCGGTGATCCACCGACGCGAAGAATCGCCGCACGTCCATGCGCAATGCGAAGCACGACGTGCGGCCACCATCCGAACAGGAGGCGATCCACCGCTGCACGGTCTCCACGGCGGCGAGCACGCCCTTACGCGGTCGAGAGGCGTACGAATGTGGATGGAAGCGTCGCTCAAAGAAAGGGCCGATGGCCGTGACAAGCAGATGATGCACAACCTGATCGCGCACGGACGGCACCGCTATTGCTCTCGGCTTGGGATCACATCGCGTGAACATGCGATAGCGTCCATGCCGATACCGACCCGTCGTGAGATCATGGTACAGTTGTTGCAAATTCGTCTCAAGATCAAATGCGAACGCGGCAACGTCCGCGCGGTGCGACTTCCCACGTGCGAACGAATACCACGCGCGTATCATGTGCTCCCGTGTTATGTCTTCTGATGCCATACCGATCATCACCGCACTGACGCGACTCTGGAATGATTGCTACGATCGCGTCCGACAGTTCCCAAAGCTCGATAAGCACCTCCTGGGCGTGCGGCTCTTGGATGATCTCGATGCGTGCATGGAGCACGCCATACTCGCGTTGCGGAACTCGGACGGACGCACCGCGCATCTCATCGCGTGCAGTGCTGCATTCGATCGCGTAAAAATTCGATTGCGGATTGCGGTACGACGCGGGCTACTTTCCGAGCGTTGGTACGCCGAGCATCTCGACCTACTCGCGGAAATTGGGAAAATGGTTGGCGGATGGCGACGAAGCACCCCCCCCCCCGATCTTCCACAGACACACGCCGCACCTCATGAGGTGCGGCGTGTGTCTTTCCATCGGCGTCGCGAGAGGCGCGCAGACGACCGTTCTCATTCGCATTCCCAGGGTGATTGCGATTCAGGTTCAACCCATCAGTGTTCCAGTTCGCATTCACAGACGGCCTGTCGGACGCACCACCGCACTCCCGTCCGGAGGGATCATATCGCACGCATGCGGCATGTCCTGCCACCACGCACCAACGTGGCCAACGTGTGGGCTCCTGCCCAAGGAGCGCGGGAAGACCCCGTGGATCTTGTAGGCAACACGCGGACCAGAAGCGCCTCGCGCAATTCCGATACTGTACGGTGCTGCATGGATAG is a genomic window of bacterium containing:
- a CDS encoding reverse transcriptase/maturase family protein, with the protein product MASEDITREHMIRAWYSFARGKSHRADVAAFAFDLETNLQQLYHDLTTGRYRHGRYRMFTRCDPKPRAIAVPSVRDQVVHHLLVTAIGPFFERRFHPHSYASRPRKGVLAAVETVQRWIASCSDGGRTSCFALRMDVRRFFASVDHRVLLALLAQWVPAVWMYLCVEVLRSFETGHPSPSCSPSPRGRGEGEGRHGIPLGNLTSQLFANVYLHELDRVVAHDLHVRHYARYMDDWVVVGRDPAALHAAAQHGRTFLRDALRLDAPPEKTSIVPVTRGVDWLGFRIFPHHRVLRPTTVRHLRRRIHHRVFAALDGDPPHDRLHATFASYDGLLRTARSGREREFMHLLERCVD